A section of the Streptomyces sp. Je 1-369 genome encodes:
- a CDS encoding AAA family ATPase, which yields MTASQAFPTSGQGDWRLFRGDGDARHVDFPEPPPWRRFTPADGAPRPRPYLIGPDESEVVNAALLLRRPLLVTGHPGTGKSSLAHAVAHELTLGRVLTWPVNSRSTLRDALYGYDAIGRLRESNLRRETAVDDGAGEDPDIGSYVRLGPLGTALVPTGRPRVLLVDELDKGDVDLPNDLLTVFEEGEFEIPELARLPDDRARVDVLTADPQVRAPVTRGRVRCSEFPVVVITSNGEREFPPAFLRRCVRLDLAEPDEQRLRDIVAAHLGDAALDGVDDLLHAFLGRRAPGELATDQLLNAVFLRKGGLDLPPGALLDAVLHRLGGVV from the coding sequence ATGACGGCATCCCAGGCATTCCCCACGTCCGGGCAGGGCGACTGGCGGCTGTTCCGCGGCGACGGCGACGCCCGGCACGTCGACTTTCCCGAGCCCCCGCCGTGGCGCCGCTTCACCCCCGCGGACGGCGCGCCGCGGCCCCGCCCGTATCTCATCGGGCCCGACGAGTCGGAGGTGGTCAACGCCGCGCTGCTGCTGCGCCGCCCGCTCCTGGTCACCGGCCACCCGGGCACCGGCAAATCCTCCCTGGCCCACGCCGTGGCGCACGAACTGACGCTGGGGCGCGTGCTGACGTGGCCGGTCAACAGCCGCTCGACGCTGCGCGACGCCCTCTACGGCTACGACGCGATCGGCCGGCTGCGCGAGTCCAACCTGCGCCGCGAGACCGCAGTTGACGACGGTGCCGGTGAGGACCCCGACATCGGTTCGTACGTCCGTCTCGGACCGCTCGGCACCGCGCTCGTCCCGACCGGGCGGCCGCGCGTCCTCCTCGTCGACGAGCTCGACAAAGGGGACGTCGACCTGCCCAACGACCTCCTGACCGTCTTCGAGGAGGGCGAGTTCGAGATCCCGGAACTGGCCAGGCTGCCCGACGACCGGGCGCGGGTCGACGTCCTGACCGCGGACCCGCAGGTGCGGGCGCCGGTGACGCGCGGCAGGGTGCGCTGTTCCGAGTTCCCTGTGGTGGTCATCACCAGCAACGGAGAGCGCGAGTTCCCGCCCGCGTTCCTGCGCCGCTGTGTCCGCCTGGACCTGGCCGAGCCCGACGAGCAACGGCTGCGCGACATCGTCGCCGCCCACCTCGGCGACGCGGCCCTCGACGGCGTCGACGACCTCCTGCACGCCTTCCTGGGCCGCCGCGCGCCCGGCGAGCTGGCCACCGACCAGCTCCTGAACGCCGTGTTCCTGCGCAAGGGCGGCCTCGACCTGCCGCCGGGCGCCCTCCTCGACGCGGTGCTCCACCGGCTGGGCGGGGTGGTGTAG
- a CDS encoding SAV_2336 N-terminal domain-related protein: MRGEDSAERLRRALAVFAEGGVGLAQEELLDALWLAARLPEGASSGLARAVGAAAPGLGGDDGAGWLPPAEERPAEREADWADPRPRDPMEDAPAADHPDTGTPLTDQDERTAPDRPAGAVARRSSASTRSPLFGGASPRPRHGAGALNGMPVRAPGTRATGSRQLQLARALRPLKQTVADHGRWELDETATAESTAHTGLTDAVLRPARARWLNLTLLVDDGASMLLWQQLALETRLLLERSGAFRDVRVHGLDTRGPGAPLLARRPFTPGTAVLPPATVTDPGGNTLILVLSDGIGAAWHDGRMRALLDQWGRCGPTAVLHALPPHLWDGSGIRAEPWRVTSRRRGAPNLAWDVSDPVLPPGVAAFDDVAVPVLTPEPGAVGTWADLLASPGTSAVLPLLRPPFAAAPEPPPGPAPQGLVLRFRETASPEAYRLAAHLAAVAPVSVPVMRLVRDALGPDVTTGHLAEVFLSGLLRRCDDDTALAPQHRSYDVTTGIRDILLGTAPVRELLRTSRAVTDRLGELAGRSADFPAWLAHPNGPERAGHEGRPFGWVDTRLLRRLGVGTTGTGPAPDDDPRLPAYVDAPGSPWRSLLPRNPRQAGPWRLFARHVDARTTDGMFLGRRGEGEVAALRLIRSGSTRRASLPRQAEALRMLRGVRAPRLIDVDTGPDPSWMACELQLTDGLPTPTLTSTGPDTRWFTDPLEFALLGRGVATALADAHVRGFLHGDLTPNRVLLTGDDVCVTGWCVQEHADGVAHDISKLGLTLLSAAGGAVPEPFAPLLRRYSSPLLDERPTADEAAAVFDAYIAAHAPDPAPRGPHDEVPLAVPIGLDPHGAEVLLDFRAMGPHGVVQGTTADRSTLLEAIVGGLAARHSPAALRFHLLDSTDRFLRSASTGTLPHIVTGAAPSPTSVLDTERARRRELIAAARRSGAPRPVLTSLIVVLEASSLGGDMGWLEDLDIHLLLVEGPGRGPVELDFRVDLAAADGPALFHSRAPRHGVPFRLPLPRRLPHEAGCAEEFRRVMALAGPGNKNNTLDNLKRIRVRELDHLGREHPQALATRCEIGRVELALDRLDEALESFSDCATGRDTVLGRGHADTLTAHQLRAYVLHQLGRYEEAYTICRTVLRLWVNLRNEQHPDVLLCRHNLVVALGALGRHEEAVPEARATYEGRRSALGDDHPDTLASGHELAVALDGARRRDEAHEVASAVHEARARVLGPEDLATLTTLRVVRDSRPPGT, encoded by the coding sequence GTGCGGGGCGAGGACTCCGCCGAGCGGCTGCGCCGGGCGCTCGCGGTGTTCGCGGAAGGCGGCGTCGGCCTCGCTCAGGAGGAACTCCTCGACGCGCTGTGGCTGGCGGCACGGCTGCCCGAGGGAGCGTCGAGCGGTCTGGCACGGGCGGTGGGGGCGGCCGCGCCCGGCCTAGGGGGCGACGACGGTGCCGGGTGGCTGCCGCCCGCCGAGGAGCGGCCCGCGGAGCGGGAGGCCGACTGGGCGGATCCGCGTCCGCGCGACCCGATGGAGGATGCCCCCGCGGCGGACCACCCCGACACCGGCACACCGCTCACGGACCAGGACGAACGGACCGCACCCGACAGACCCGCCGGTGCGGTGGCCCGCCGCTCGTCGGCCTCGACCCGCTCCCCGCTGTTCGGCGGCGCGTCCCCCCGCCCGCGGCACGGCGCCGGCGCCCTCAACGGCATGCCCGTACGCGCACCCGGCACCCGCGCCACCGGCTCCCGGCAGCTGCAACTCGCGCGGGCGCTGCGCCCGTTGAAGCAGACCGTGGCCGACCACGGGCGGTGGGAACTCGACGAGACGGCCACCGCCGAATCGACGGCCCACACCGGTCTCACCGACGCCGTGCTGCGCCCCGCCCGGGCCCGCTGGCTGAATCTGACGCTGCTCGTCGACGACGGCGCCTCCATGCTCCTGTGGCAGCAACTCGCCCTGGAGACGCGGCTGCTCCTGGAGCGCAGCGGTGCCTTCCGTGACGTACGGGTGCACGGCCTGGACACCCGCGGCCCAGGCGCCCCACTGCTCGCCCGGCGCCCCTTCACACCCGGTACCGCCGTCCTGCCGCCCGCGACCGTGACCGATCCCGGCGGCAACACGCTGATCCTCGTGCTCAGCGACGGCATCGGCGCCGCCTGGCACGACGGACGCATGCGTGCGCTCCTCGACCAGTGGGGGCGGTGCGGCCCGACTGCGGTGCTGCACGCACTGCCCCCGCACCTCTGGGACGGCTCCGGCATCCGGGCCGAGCCCTGGCGGGTCACCAGCAGACGGCGCGGCGCCCCCAACCTCGCCTGGGACGTGTCGGATCCGGTGCTGCCGCCCGGGGTCGCCGCGTTCGACGACGTGGCGGTCCCCGTGCTCACGCCGGAGCCGGGAGCGGTCGGCACCTGGGCGGACCTCCTCGCGTCCCCCGGGACGAGCGCCGTGCTGCCGCTGCTGCGCCCGCCCTTCGCCGCGGCCCCGGAGCCGCCTCCCGGACCGGCCCCGCAGGGGCTGGTCCTGCGGTTCAGGGAGACGGCGTCCCCGGAGGCGTACCGCCTCGCCGCCCACCTCGCCGCCGTCGCGCCGGTGTCCGTACCGGTGATGCGCCTGGTGCGGGACGCACTCGGCCCGGACGTGACGACCGGTCACCTGGCCGAGGTCTTCCTGAGCGGTCTGCTGCGGCGCTGCGACGACGACACCGCGCTCGCGCCGCAGCACCGGAGCTACGACGTCACGACCGGCATCCGCGACATCCTCCTGGGCACCGCCCCGGTCCGCGAACTGCTGCGCACCAGCAGGGCGGTGACGGACCGTCTTGGTGAGCTGGCCGGACGGTCCGCCGACTTCCCCGCCTGGCTCGCCCACCCGAACGGGCCGGAACGGGCCGGTCACGAGGGACGGCCGTTCGGCTGGGTCGACACACGGCTGCTGCGGAGGCTGGGGGTCGGCACGACGGGGACGGGACCCGCGCCGGACGACGATCCCCGGCTTCCCGCGTACGTCGACGCGCCGGGCTCGCCGTGGCGGTCCCTGCTGCCGCGGAACCCCCGGCAGGCGGGTCCCTGGCGGCTGTTCGCCCGGCACGTCGACGCGCGGACGACCGACGGGATGTTCCTCGGGCGGCGCGGGGAGGGAGAGGTCGCCGCGCTCAGACTCATCCGGTCCGGTTCCACGCGCCGGGCCTCCCTGCCCCGGCAGGCCGAGGCGCTGCGCATGCTGCGTGGCGTACGGGCACCCCGGCTCATCGACGTCGACACGGGCCCGGACCCGTCCTGGATGGCGTGCGAACTCCAACTGACGGACGGACTGCCCACCCCTACCCTCACGAGCACCGGCCCGGACACCCGCTGGTTCACCGACCCCTTGGAGTTCGCGCTGCTCGGCCGTGGCGTCGCGACGGCGCTCGCGGACGCCCATGTACGGGGGTTCCTGCACGGCGACCTGACTCCGAACCGAGTGCTGCTCACCGGGGACGACGTGTGCGTGACCGGCTGGTGCGTGCAGGAGCACGCCGACGGCGTGGCGCACGACATCTCCAAGCTGGGCCTCACCCTGCTGAGCGCGGCCGGCGGCGCCGTCCCCGAACCCTTCGCCCCGCTGCTGCGGCGCTACTCCTCGCCCCTGCTCGACGAGCGGCCCACCGCGGACGAGGCGGCCGCCGTCTTCGACGCGTACATCGCCGCACACGCCCCGGACCCCGCGCCGCGCGGTCCGCACGACGAGGTGCCCCTCGCCGTGCCCATCGGCCTGGATCCCCACGGCGCGGAGGTCCTCCTGGACTTCCGTGCCATGGGCCCGCACGGCGTCGTCCAGGGCACGACCGCCGACCGTTCCACGCTCCTGGAGGCGATCGTCGGCGGGCTCGCCGCGCGGCACTCGCCGGCCGCGCTCCGCTTCCATCTGCTCGACTCGACCGACCGGTTCCTCCGCTCGGCGAGTACCGGCACGCTGCCGCACATCGTGACCGGCGCCGCCCCGTCGCCGACGTCCGTCCTCGACACCGAGCGCGCCCGTCGCCGCGAACTCATCGCCGCCGCGCGGCGGTCGGGAGCCCCGCGCCCGGTCCTGACCAGCCTGATCGTGGTCCTCGAAGCATCGAGCCTCGGCGGGGACATGGGCTGGCTCGAGGACCTGGACATCCACCTCCTGCTCGTCGAGGGGCCCGGGCGCGGGCCGGTCGAACTCGACTTCCGCGTCGACCTCGCCGCGGCCGACGGTCCGGCCCTCTTCCACTCGCGTGCGCCCCGGCACGGCGTCCCCTTCCGCCTGCCGCTCCCGCGCCGACTTCCCCACGAGGCCGGGTGCGCGGAGGAGTTCCGCCGGGTCATGGCCCTCGCGGGACCGGGGAACAAGAACAACACCCTCGACAACCTGAAACGGATCAGGGTCCGCGAGCTGGACCACCTCGGCCGGGAGCATCCGCAGGCGCTGGCGACCCGCTGCGAGATCGGCCGCGTCGAACTCGCCCTCGACCGTCTCGACGAGGCCCTTGAATCCTTCTCGGACTGCGCGACGGGCCGCGACACGGTACTCGGCAGGGGACACGCCGACACCCTGACCGCGCACCAGCTCCGTGCCTACGTGCTCCATCAACTGGGGCGCTACGAGGAGGCGTACACGATCTGCCGCACCGTGCTGCGCCTGTGGGTGAACCTACGGAACGAGCAGCACCCCGATGTCCTGCTGTGCCGGCACAACCTGGTCGTCGCGCTGGGCGCGCTGGGCCGGCACGAGGAAGCCGTGCCCGAGGCACGCGCCACGTACGAAGGGCGTCGGTCCGCTCTCGGCGACGACCACCCGGATACCCTCGCCAGCGGTCACGAGCTGGCGGTCGCGCTCGACGGCGCCCGGCGCCGGGACGAGGCTCACGAGGTCGCGTCGGCCGTTCACGAGGCGCGCGCACGGGTCCTGGGCCCCGAGGACCTCGCCACTCTCACCACGCTGCGCGTCGTGAGGGACTCCCGGCCCCCAGGGACCTGA
- a CDS encoding NUDIX domain-containing protein: MTIQDYTTYIAGLPRVLVGAAALFRDAEGRVLLVEPNYREGWALPGGTVESDAGETPRQGARRETVEEIGLDVEPGPLLAVDWVPPDSLRPRPPLVAYLYDGGVLGADQLASITLQEEELLSWRLVAPRDLAEYLPGELGRRVSAALDVLAHGNGPAELEDGHRVG; this comes from the coding sequence GTGACCATCCAGGACTACACCACGTACATCGCGGGACTCCCCCGCGTCCTCGTCGGGGCCGCAGCGCTCTTCCGCGACGCCGAGGGCCGGGTCCTCCTCGTCGAGCCCAACTACCGCGAGGGGTGGGCGCTGCCGGGCGGGACCGTGGAGTCGGACGCGGGCGAGACGCCGCGGCAGGGGGCGCGCAGGGAGACCGTCGAGGAGATCGGGCTCGACGTCGAGCCCGGGCCGCTGCTCGCGGTGGACTGGGTGCCGCCGGACTCCCTGCGGCCACGCCCGCCGCTGGTGGCGTACCTGTACGACGGTGGGGTCCTCGGCGCCGACCAGCTGGCGTCGATCACGCTCCAGGAGGAGGAGCTCCTGTCGTGGCGGCTGGTGGCTCCGCGGGACCTCGCGGAGTATCTGCCGGGCGAGCTGGGGCGCCGGGTGTCGGCCGCGCTCGACGTACTGGCGCACGGCAACGGTCCCGCGGAGCTGGAGGACGGGCACCGGGTCGGCTGA